A window of Equus caballus isolate H_3958 breed thoroughbred chromosome 10, TB-T2T, whole genome shotgun sequence contains these coding sequences:
- the ERCC2 gene encoding general transcription and DNA repair factor IIH helicase subunit XPD — MPLHSASGAMKLNVDGLLVYFPYDYIYPEQFSYMLELKRTLDAKGHGVLEMPSGTGKTVSLLALIMAYQRAYPLEVTKLIYCSRTVPEIEKVIEELRKLLNFYEKQEGEKLQFLGLALSSRKNLCIHPEVTPLRFGKDVDGKCHSLTASYVRAQHQQDASLPHCRFYEEFDTHGRQVPLPSGIYNLDDLKAVGRRQGWCPYFLARYSILHANVVVYSYHYLLDPKIADLVSKELARKAVVVFDEAHNIDNVCIDSMSVTITRRTLDRCQGNLETLQKTVLRIKETDEQRLRDEYRRLVEGLREASAARETDAHLANPVLPDEVLQEAVPGSIRTAEHFLGFLRRLLEYVKWRLRVQHVVQESPPAFLSGLAQRVCIQRKPLRFCAERLRSLLHTLEIADLADFSPLTLLANFATLVSTYAKGFTIIIEPFDDRTPTIANPILHFSCMDASLAIKPVFERFQSVIITSGTLSPLDIYPKILDFHPVTMATFTMTLARVCLCPMIIGRGNDQVAISSKFETREDIAVIRNYGNLLLEMSAVVPDGIVAFFTSYQYMESTVASWYEQGILENIQRNKLLFIETQDGAETSVALEKYQEACENGRGAILLSVARGKVSEGIDFVHHYGRAVLMFGVPYVYTQSRILKARLEYLRDQFQIRENDFLTFDAMRHAAQCVGRAIRGKTDYGLMIFADKRFARADKRGKLPRWIQEHLTDANLNLTVDEGVQVAKYFLRQMAQPFHREDQLGLSLLSLEQLESEETLRRIEQIAQQL; from the exons ATGCCGCTGCACTCAGCGAGCGGCGCCATGAA GCTCAACGTGGACGGGCTGCTGGTCTACTTCCCGTACGACTACATCTATCCGGAGCAGTTCTCGTACATGCTGGAGCTCAAGCGCACGCTGGACGCCAAG GGTCATGGAGTCCTGGAGATGCCCTCGGGCACTGGGAAGACGGTGTCCCTGTTGGCCCTGATCATGGCATACCAGCGG GCGTATCCGCTGGAGGTGACTAAACTCATCTACTGCTCGAGGACTGTGCCTGAGATTGAGAAG GTCATCGAGGAGCTTCGAAAGTTGCTCAACTTCTACGAGAAGCAGGAGGGTGAGAAGCTGCAGTTTTTGGGGCTAGCTCTGAGCTCCCGGAAGAACCTGTGCATCCATCCTGAG GTGACGCCCCTGCGCTTTGGGAAGGACGTTGACGGGAAATGCCACAGCCTCACGGCCTCCTACGTGCGGGCGCAGCACCAGCAGGACGCCAGCCTGCCCCACTGCCGCTTCTATGAG GAATTCGACACCCATGGGCGCCAGGTGCCCCTGCCCTCCGGCATCTACAACCTGGATGACCTGAAGGCCGTGGGGAGGCGCCAGGGCTGGTGCCCGTACTTCCTTGCCCGCTACTCG ATCCTGCACGCCAACGTGGTGGTCTACAGTTACCACTACCTCCTGGACCCCAAGATCGCCGACCTGGTGTCTAAGGAGCTGGCCCGCAAGGCGGTCGTGGTCTTCGACGAGGCCCACAACATCG ACAACGTCTGCATCGACTCCATGAGCGTCACCATCACCCGGCGCACCCTGGACCGCTGCCAGGGCAACCTGGAGACCCTGCAGAAGACGGTGCTCAG GATCAAGGAGACGGACGAGCAGCGTCTGCGGGACGAGTACCGGCGCCTGGTGGAGGGGCTGCGCGAGGCCAGCGCCGCGCGGGAGACCGACGCCCACCTGGCCAACCCCGTGCTGCCGGACGAGGTGCTGCAGG AGGCGGTGCCCGGCTCCATCCGCACGGCCGAGCACTTCCTGGGCTTCCTGCGGCGCCTCCTGGAGTACGTCAAGTGGCGGCTGCGCGTGCAGCACGTGGTGCAGGAGAGCCCGCCCGCCTTCCTCAGCGGCCTGGCCCAGCGCGTGTGCATCCAGCGCAAGCCCCTCAG GTTCTGTGCCGAACGCCTCCGCTCCCTCCTGCACACCTTGGAGATCGCCGACCTTGCCGACTTCTCCCCGCTCACGCTCCTCGCTAACTTCGCCACCCTTGTCAGCACCTACGCCAAGG GTTTTACCATTATCATCGAGCCCTTTGACGACCGGACCCCCACCATCGCCAACCCCATCCTGCACTTCAG CTGCATGGACGCCTCGCTGGCCATCAAACCCGTGTTCGAGCGCTTCCAGTCTGTCATCATCACGTCCGGG ACGCTGTCCCCGCTGGACATCTATCCCAAGATCCTGGACTTCCACCCCGTCACCATGGCGACCTTCACCATGACGCTGGCCCGGGTCTGCCTCTGCCCCATG ATCATCGGCCGTGGCAACGACCAGGTGGCCATCAGCTCCAAATTTGAGACCCGGGAAGATATTG CGGTGATCCGCAACTACGGGAACCTTCTGCTGGAGATGTCCGCCGTGGTGCCCGACGGCATCGTGGCCTTCTTCACCAGCTACCAGTACATGGAGAGCACCGTGGCCTCCTGGTACGAGCAG GGCATCCTTGAAAACATCCAGAGGAACAAGCTGCTCTTTATCGAGACCCAAGATGGGGCTGAGACCAGTGTCGCCCTGGAGAAGTACCAGGAG gcctgcgaGAACGGCCGTGGGGCCATCCTGCTCTCGGTGGCCCGTGGCAAAGTGTCCGAGGGAATCGACTTTG tgcACCACTACGGGCGAGCCGTCCTCATGTTCGGGGTCCCCTACGTCTATACCCAGAGCCGCATTCTCAAG GCGCGGCTGGAGTACCTGCGGGACCAGTTCCAGATCCGCGAGAATGACTTTCTCACCTTTGACGCCATGCGCCACGCAGCCCAGTGTGTGGGGCGGGCCATCAGGGGCAAGACGGACTACGGCCTCATGATCTTCGCCGACAAG CGGTTTGCCCGGGCGGACAAGCGGGGGAAGCTGCCCCGCTGGATCCAGGAGCACCTCACGGACGCCAACCTCAACCTGACCGTTGACGAGGGCGTCCAGGTCGCCAAGTACTTCCTGAGGCAGATGGCACAGCCGTTCCACCGG GAGGATCAGCTGGGCCTGTCCCTGCTCAGCCTGGAGCAGCTGGAGTCGGAGGAGACGCTGCGCAGGATAGAGCAGATCGCCCAGCAGCTGTAG